The following proteins come from a genomic window of Marinilabiliales bacterium:
- a CDS encoding DUF4411 family protein, with protein MKTEKEIFCIDTNVLIQAWQKYYSPDFCADYWVILNRLGQDGRIFIPEAVRDEINKTEDALSKWLKESYIPVRRIDELVTKCLKDIYAKDEKHKYLVDNTKARSIADPWVIAHAIHEQAIVVTKEEKTNVVSSRRIKIPNVCENMGVQWIDDFGLIRRLGLKFSCVMD; from the coding sequence ATGAAAACAGAAAAAGAGATATTTTGTATTGATACAAATGTGCTGATACAAGCATGGCAAAAATACTATTCACCTGATTTTTGTGCTGACTATTGGGTTATCCTTAACCGGTTGGGGCAAGATGGAAGAATATTTATTCCAGAAGCAGTTCGTGATGAAATAAATAAAACTGAGGATGCACTATCCAAATGGCTCAAAGAAAGTTATATTCCTGTAAGAAGGATTGATGAATTAGTAACTAAGTGCCTGAAAGATATATATGCAAAAGATGAAAAGCATAAATATCTTGTTGACAATACAAAGGCAAGATCAATTGCTGACCCATGGGTAATCGCTCATGCCATTCATGAACAAGCTATTGTGGTTACCAAGGAAGAAAAAACAAATGTAGTTTCTTCACGGCGAATTAAGATTCCAAATGTTTGCGAAAACATGGGAGTCCAATGGATAGATGATTTTGGATTAATACGCCGCCTGGGATTGAAGTTTAGTTGTGTAATGGATTAA
- a CDS encoding ImmA/IrrE family metallo-endopeptidase → MADRAYINSRVLKWARESAKMQVEVAASKASVPVSKLEKWEEGLSQPTIRQAQNLAKAYRRPFALLFLPDIPVDFQPLQDFRRKGSKTLGTASVFIIREIQQKQAWISEVNEENGEPKVPFIGKFSVTDDPVMVARDILETLEINPLFYVMDNPIKEWIDKAELKGIFVSRTSFVHSRLTLDSDELQGFAIADSYAPFVFINTDDWNAPQLFTLVHELAHLWIAKSGISNAVQPVLEDKDKYDPVELFCSEVAANALMPKEYMLRIESASMKTPGEVFGISKRLGVSSFAFLVRALKLNLITVDEYRYLKKEADKGFQDFLRQEENRKARQKEREGGPSPYLLRVNKNSRLFTQIVLDAFKGGSLEPNLASNLLNTPTNKFPKLEAQLYK, encoded by the coding sequence ATGGCAGACAGAGCATACATAAATTCCAGGGTACTTAAATGGGCCAGAGAATCTGCAAAGATGCAGGTAGAAGTGGCCGCATCAAAAGCATCTGTGCCTGTCAGCAAGCTTGAAAAATGGGAAGAGGGTTTAAGTCAGCCTACAATACGACAGGCTCAGAATTTAGCTAAAGCATATCGGCGCCCTTTTGCCTTACTATTTTTACCGGATATTCCCGTTGATTTCCAACCATTACAGGATTTCAGAAGAAAAGGTTCAAAGACATTAGGTACAGCTTCAGTTTTTATTATTCGTGAAATTCAGCAGAAGCAAGCGTGGATCAGTGAAGTGAATGAAGAAAACGGTGAGCCTAAGGTACCGTTTATCGGGAAGTTTTCTGTTACGGATGACCCGGTAATGGTTGCCAGGGATATCCTTGAAACTTTAGAAATTAATCCATTGTTTTATGTAATGGATAATCCAATTAAGGAATGGATTGATAAAGCTGAATTAAAGGGAATTTTTGTGTCAAGGACCAGTTTTGTTCATTCGAGACTTACACTGGATAGTGACGAATTGCAGGGCTTTGCGATTGCCGATTCTTACGCACCATTTGTATTTATAAATACAGATGACTGGAATGCCCCGCAATTATTTACACTTGTCCATGAGCTGGCTCATTTATGGATAGCTAAATCAGGCATATCAAATGCGGTTCAACCAGTATTGGAAGATAAAGATAAATATGATCCTGTTGAATTATTCTGCAGTGAAGTTGCAGCCAATGCCCTGATGCCAAAAGAATATATGCTCAGGATTGAATCGGCATCAATGAAAACTCCGGGTGAAGTATTCGGGATTTCTAAGCGATTGGGGGTAAGTTCGTTTGCGTTTTTGGTCCGGGCCCTGAAACTGAACCTGATTACAGTTGATGAATACAGGTATCTGAAAAAAGAAGCAGACAAAGGCTTCCAGGATTTTTTAAGACAAGAGGAAAATCGTAAAGCCAGGCAAAAAGAGAGAGAAGGTGGCCCAAGCCCATATTTATTGAGGGTTAATAAGAATAGTCGTTTGTTTACTCAGATTGTACTGGATGCTTTTAAAGGAGGTTCACTTGAACCCAATCTTGCCAGTAATCTATTGAATACACCCACCAATAAGTTCCCTAAGCTTGAAGCACAGCTTTACAAATGA